From Mycolicibacterium nivoides, a single genomic window includes:
- a CDS encoding class I SAM-dependent methyltransferase gives MTDLSDVRPGRAEGDSWDITESVGATALGVAASRAAETAQPEPLIRDEFAFLLVAAAGPAWAQLAGSEPHWIGDNPEAHRIHVMARNYQAVRTHYFDDYFTEVTHDGIRQVVILAAGLDSRAFRLDWPAGTTVYEIDQPKVLEYKTATLGAHGAVARAQHVPVPIDLREDWPAALIEAGFDPEQPTAWLAEGLLPYLPGEAQDRLFELVGAHSAPGSRLAVEDFTMDPARYTPEKRAARRARGEHMRASLGLDIDADALMYTGDERADAAEWLAAHGWDVNAVDSADEMARLGRPAGVDELAEIGLDSVLLRARLDGETR, from the coding sequence ATGACTGATCTGAGCGATGTACGGCCGGGTCGGGCCGAAGGCGACAGTTGGGACATCACCGAGAGCGTCGGGGCGACCGCGCTGGGGGTGGCCGCCTCTCGTGCTGCCGAGACCGCACAACCTGAACCACTGATTCGCGACGAGTTCGCCTTCTTGCTGGTGGCGGCCGCCGGCCCAGCGTGGGCGCAGCTGGCCGGCAGCGAACCGCACTGGATCGGCGACAACCCGGAGGCCCACCGGATCCACGTCATGGCCCGCAACTACCAGGCCGTGCGTACCCACTACTTCGACGACTACTTCACCGAGGTCACCCACGACGGCATCCGCCAGGTCGTCATCCTCGCCGCCGGTCTGGACTCGCGGGCGTTCCGGCTGGACTGGCCTGCCGGAACCACGGTGTACGAGATCGACCAGCCCAAGGTGCTGGAATACAAGACCGCGACATTGGGGGCGCACGGGGCCGTCGCCCGCGCACAACATGTCCCGGTGCCGATCGATCTGCGCGAGGACTGGCCCGCAGCCCTGATCGAAGCCGGATTCGACCCGGAGCAGCCGACCGCGTGGCTGGCCGAGGGCCTACTGCCGTACCTGCCCGGCGAGGCCCAGGACCGGCTGTTCGAACTCGTCGGCGCCCACAGCGCACCGGGCAGCCGCCTGGCGGTCGAGGACTTCACCATGGACCCGGCCCGCTACACCCCGGAGAAGCGCGCCGCGCGTCGAGCCCGTGGCGAGCACATGCGTGCCTCGTTGGGGCTCGATATCGACGCTGACGCGCTGATGTACACCGGTGACGAGCGGGCTGACGCTGCCGAATGGCTTGCGGCACACGGCTGGGACGTGAACGCGGTCGACAGCGCCGACGAGATGGCCCGGTTGGGTCGGCCGGCCGGCGTCGACGAATTGGCAGAAATCGGCTTGGACAGCGTGCTGTTGCGCGCCCGATTGGACGGAGAAACCCGATGA
- a CDS encoding TetR/AcrR family transcriptional regulator, whose amino-acid sequence MAHTASRGPGRPPAAKAAETRERIVRAAREVFSELGYDAATFQAIAIRADLTRPAINHYFSSKRVLYRDVVEQTNAKVIAAGIAKAREATTLLNRISAFFAAAMDAESTDRSAAAFLVTSVLEAQRHPELISEEHDALRSSREFVKWAVDEAIQRGELSTDTDIPAIVEMLVAVMWGMGFYAGYVGHRDDVAVIVDKFELLMANKLWQLRD is encoded by the coding sequence GTGGCCCACACAGCGAGCCGAGGACCGGGACGCCCTCCCGCAGCAAAGGCAGCGGAAACTCGTGAGCGCATCGTGCGTGCTGCCCGTGAAGTTTTCAGCGAACTCGGCTACGACGCAGCTACATTTCAAGCGATCGCCATCCGTGCCGATCTCACCCGCCCGGCAATCAATCATTACTTCAGCAGCAAACGCGTTCTGTATCGCGATGTGGTCGAGCAGACCAACGCGAAAGTAATCGCCGCGGGCATTGCCAAGGCCCGGGAAGCGACCACTCTGCTGAACCGGATTTCCGCGTTCTTCGCCGCGGCGATGGATGCCGAGTCGACTGATCGGTCGGCCGCCGCGTTCCTGGTCACCTCCGTTCTGGAAGCCCAGCGTCATCCCGAACTGATTTCCGAGGAGCACGACGCACTGCGCAGCTCGCGGGAGTTCGTCAAGTGGGCGGTCGACGAGGCGATCCAGCGTGGCGAGCTCAGCACCGACACGGACATCCCGGCGATCGTGGAGATGCTGGTCGCGGTGATGTGGGGGATGGGCTTTTACGCCGGTTACGTGGGGCATCGCGACGACGTGGCCGTCATCGTCGACAAGTTCGAACTGTTGATGGCGAACAAGCTCTGGCAGCTGCGCGACTGA
- a CDS encoding TetR/AcrR family transcriptional regulator — protein sequence MAGVVSRESYFETGLDVLADRGYGGLKLAEVCNRLGVTTGSFYHYFPNWASYTKELIAHWREARTLRVVEMVRADEDPDHRIETLIGEALDLPYGAEAAIRVWSSLDPDVYAVQAVVDQLRFDILFESALELIGDERNARYFAAWGVYLIVGFEQSTLPRDVGALQWITTQMRDALESGRFSPAAGSDQPV from the coding sequence ATGGCGGGGGTTGTTTCACGGGAGTCGTACTTCGAAACCGGTCTGGACGTGTTGGCCGATCGCGGATACGGCGGCCTCAAACTTGCCGAAGTCTGCAACCGGCTGGGCGTGACAACCGGGTCCTTCTATCACTACTTCCCCAACTGGGCGTCCTACACGAAGGAACTGATCGCGCACTGGCGTGAGGCCCGCACCTTGCGGGTGGTGGAGATGGTGCGCGCCGACGAGGATCCGGACCACCGCATCGAAACCCTGATCGGCGAGGCACTGGACCTGCCGTACGGCGCCGAAGCAGCGATCCGGGTGTGGAGCTCGCTGGATCCGGACGTCTACGCCGTCCAGGCCGTGGTCGACCAGCTGCGCTTCGACATCCTCTTCGAATCCGCGCTCGAGCTCATCGGCGACGAGCGCAACGCCAGGTACTTCGCGGCCTGGGGCGTCTATCTGATCGTCGGTTTCGAGCAGAGCACCCTGCCACGCGACGTCGGCGCCCTGCAGTGGATCACCACGCAGATGCGCGACGCGCTGGAGTCGGGCCGATTCAGTCCGGCCGCCGGATCCGACCAACCGGTCTAA
- a CDS encoding FUSC family protein, whose translation MLTPAEIWRGTAERLRDRLRDRDPEYDALRRALRAAIVLPIAAAVGFALGGDSQTPLFAIFGAVSLLITADFPGNRPARAVAYGGLAVNGAILIVLGTVLAPYPWLSVAAMFVVGMVVSFSGVLSEIVAAGQRATLLLFVLPLCTPVGPIPDRLLGWLIALVICVPAALFLFRPKHHDELRRYSARVCRLLADRLEGQASARDVTRAMNKLYESFLGADYRPVALSAGSRALVRVVDDLGWICDQVTDDTGELLGAMRDPAVRVLRDSAALLRIHDPAERAARGIDLRAALAEQRTVAQGSYRDDITQILGTADDAAAVELGRGLLVRRTISATIAVTGRVIGNAALADARPVWARVLGRRLPETGAADWVMPEAVAVAAIAKGLVATRAVVLRNSLRTGLGLALAVAVTHVFPVQHGFWVVLGAMSVLRSSALTTGTRVLRAVAGTAIGFVLGAVLIEFVGVDPVVLWILLPLVAFGSAYVPEVGSFIAGQAAFTMMVLINFNLIVPTGWRVGLVRVEDVVVGAMVGIVVSLLLWPRGATASVSKAIDQARAVGAQFLKHAVLRVTRGASEQATDRVVALGHDALSASRTLDDAVRQYLSENGGPSDQRAPVVRAANRANRVRAAAELIADVVPPPLGVYARTREVIEEHAAAICARLTGDDATAVLVPIGESFVVSLRAEAAGTDLAVSAALPLVTAAAHLGELELLYPQPAESVG comes from the coding sequence ATGCTGACCCCGGCCGAGATCTGGCGCGGGACGGCAGAGCGTCTCCGTGATCGGCTGCGGGACCGGGACCCCGAATACGACGCGCTGCGCCGCGCCCTGCGAGCCGCCATCGTCCTGCCCATCGCTGCCGCAGTGGGCTTCGCCCTCGGCGGCGACTCCCAGACTCCGCTGTTCGCGATCTTCGGCGCGGTATCCCTGCTCATCACCGCCGATTTTCCCGGCAACCGACCGGCCAGGGCCGTCGCGTACGGCGGCCTGGCCGTCAACGGCGCCATATTGATCGTGTTGGGCACGGTGCTCGCCCCGTATCCCTGGCTGAGCGTGGCGGCGATGTTCGTCGTCGGCATGGTGGTGTCGTTCTCCGGAGTGCTCAGTGAGATCGTCGCCGCCGGGCAGCGCGCCACGCTGCTGCTGTTCGTCCTGCCCCTGTGCACACCCGTCGGCCCGATACCCGACCGGCTGCTGGGCTGGCTGATCGCGCTCGTGATCTGCGTGCCTGCCGCGCTGTTCCTGTTCCGCCCGAAGCACCACGACGAGCTGCGCCGCTACTCGGCGCGGGTGTGCCGGCTGCTGGCCGACCGGCTCGAGGGTCAGGCCTCGGCCCGCGACGTCACCCGCGCGATGAACAAGCTGTACGAGAGCTTCCTCGGTGCGGACTATCGCCCCGTCGCCCTCAGCGCGGGCAGCCGGGCGCTGGTGCGCGTCGTCGACGACCTCGGCTGGATCTGTGACCAGGTCACCGATGACACGGGGGAACTGCTCGGCGCAATGCGCGACCCCGCGGTGCGGGTGCTGCGAGACAGCGCCGCGCTGCTGCGGATCCATGATCCAGCCGAACGAGCCGCGCGCGGAATCGATCTGCGTGCGGCACTGGCCGAGCAGCGCACCGTAGCCCAGGGCAGTTATCGCGACGACATCACCCAGATCCTGGGTACCGCCGACGACGCCGCCGCGGTCGAACTCGGACGGGGACTGCTGGTCCGGCGCACCATCTCGGCGACCATCGCGGTCACCGGACGGGTGATCGGCAATGCGGCACTGGCCGATGCGCGCCCGGTGTGGGCCCGGGTGCTGGGCCGGCGCCTGCCCGAAACCGGCGCAGCCGATTGGGTGATGCCCGAGGCTGTCGCCGTCGCGGCCATCGCCAAAGGTCTGGTGGCCACCCGGGCGGTGGTGCTGCGCAACAGCCTGCGCACCGGGCTGGGTTTGGCCCTGGCGGTGGCCGTCACGCACGTGTTTCCGGTGCAGCACGGATTCTGGGTGGTACTGGGCGCGATGTCTGTGCTGCGCAGCAGCGCCCTGACCACCGGGACGCGCGTGTTGCGGGCCGTGGCCGGCACCGCGATCGGGTTCGTGCTGGGTGCGGTGCTCATCGAGTTCGTCGGGGTGGACCCCGTGGTGTTGTGGATCCTGTTGCCGCTCGTGGCATTCGGGTCCGCCTATGTACCCGAAGTCGGATCGTTCATCGCCGGGCAGGCGGCGTTCACCATGATGGTGCTGATCAACTTCAATCTGATCGTGCCGACGGGATGGCGCGTGGGGCTGGTCCGGGTCGAGGATGTCGTGGTCGGCGCGATGGTCGGGATCGTGGTGTCGCTGCTGTTGTGGCCGCGCGGCGCGACAGCATCGGTGTCGAAGGCGATCGATCAGGCCCGCGCGGTTGGTGCGCAATTCCTGAAGCACGCCGTTCTCCGCGTGACCCGGGGCGCTTCCGAACAGGCCACCGACCGCGTCGTCGCACTGGGCCACGACGCGCTTTCCGCGTCCCGTACCCTCGATGATGCTGTCCGTCAATATCTTTCGGAGAACGGCGGGCCCAGCGATCAACGAGCCCCGGTGGTACGCGCCGCCAACCGGGCCAACCGGGTGCGGGCCGCGGCCGAGCTGATCGCCGACGTCGTACCCCCGCCGCTCGGTGTCTACGCCCGCACGCGCGAAGTGATCGAGGAACACGCCGCGGCCATCTGCGCCCGGCTCACCGGCGACGACGCCACCGCTGTGCTGGTACCGATCGGGGAGAGCTTCGTGGTGTCGTTGCGCGCCGAGGCCGCCGGGACGGATCTCGCCGTTTCGGCAGCCCTGCCCTTGGTGACGGCTGCCGCGCATCTCGGCGAGCTGGAGTTGCTCTACCCGCAGCCGGCCGAGTCGGTGGGTTAG
- a CDS encoding WD40 repeat domain-containing protein, with translation MTHATITMRLDADNPWPGLESYCEDAQGFFYGRVHECQKLLKKVLDAPVTVLFGRSGLGKTSLLHAGLFPLLRNENYLPIYVRFDLKPGAASLSRQLHEAVRNAIQAEAPDAVLPGDDESLWEYLHRADLELWSARNYLLTPVILLDQFEELFTLGEGVPDEVEAFKYDLADLAENRIPADLAARIKNDPAEARRLNLRSHNCKLLISLREDFLAHLEDWCRFIPALGRSRMRLLPLGTDEAFDAVYKPAQHLMTPELAHQVVGIIAGEGLHPGGESALGGGDCAVDRRGAADVEPTLLSLVCRELNEERKRLGKATFDEQLIEEHGRSTIPNYYISCVGGMRPEVAEFIENQLITKTGFRDFEAVEDAVPSHLTHEELDQLIDSRLVRLAEYHGTQRIELIHDVLTGTVRDHRDRRRLEDEKAEVAARAEQEKRTFEEAAERHRTELDRERRAGRKLKWLSVALALVCAAALTFGLLAIRSTKNAENRLNEALAERLSARGQSMLFNAGSGSEMEAFSKILAAQKLSTKPGIGPLLTALITKPRLEKVVDLPAEGGLFSGDGKWVFTTADGGVQKVNAETGDLVGKPFGDRMSELRAVSWNGRYIVVAQGDSDVHVWDTDSGTPVGEAIASSVPMTRTAVSSEGNRVASAEITGDVLTVTVRLWNTQTGQEIARYRLSGDYVRDLKFSPNGRTLAIGTWFGTVMEWDGTQQVPRRLTPPGQPATNLDNSVRNVAFSPDGRTIAAGGSEGAEAWVRVWDAETGEVRSHIPSPEVSGNPGDVSVGFNADGTRVVTGGSDGNVRIIDVAGQKQIGDTIGFMEPVTQVAFHGNRIATISGQSLSMSDATPDATLAAELPGSKSPYRVEADGYALYVDSDGPRIAAIRDNTLRWLNPDTGEQMGPTMVSDALRDVAQIEQGSDIELALGISRDRQWLALAGPGAGIRVIDAATGDVRASLNQAGTGRVSQVAFSPDGDTLASVGDDRKIRLWDWRNGNQLSAADTEHIPSAVAFSEDGDRVYSRGIDSVQIWDDQLQPVGEPITGHLITAWAFADGPGGEDTMAVVDVIKGNYVIQQYDASSGQNRGQPLTGHIQNIVSIVYTLDGRYLVSVGRDASVRFWDASSGEQAGMNVPIRPVGEVSYVAASDDGRKVFVTAMSVEDRAGSHGGGIWEIPGPGAWTELVCDKLASNLTEEQWNRLISNDSDLDAVDYDAELCPGK, from the coding sequence ATGACGCACGCGACGATCACCATGAGGCTGGACGCCGACAACCCGTGGCCAGGCCTCGAGTCGTATTGCGAAGACGCGCAGGGCTTCTTCTACGGCCGCGTCCATGAGTGTCAAAAACTTCTGAAGAAGGTTCTCGACGCACCCGTCACGGTCTTGTTCGGTCGCTCGGGCCTGGGTAAGACGTCGCTGCTCCACGCGGGCCTGTTCCCGTTGTTGCGCAACGAAAACTATCTGCCGATCTATGTCCGGTTCGACCTCAAGCCAGGCGCGGCGTCACTCAGCCGCCAGCTCCACGAGGCGGTCCGCAATGCCATACAAGCCGAAGCGCCCGATGCAGTGCTTCCCGGGGACGACGAATCACTATGGGAATACCTGCATCGCGCCGACCTCGAGCTGTGGAGTGCACGGAACTACCTACTCACCCCCGTGATCTTGCTCGACCAGTTCGAAGAGCTGTTCACGCTCGGCGAGGGGGTACCCGACGAGGTGGAGGCATTCAAGTACGACCTTGCCGATCTCGCCGAGAACCGGATACCCGCGGATCTGGCCGCGCGAATCAAGAATGACCCTGCTGAGGCGCGTCGATTGAATTTGCGGTCGCACAACTGCAAGCTGCTGATCAGTCTGCGGGAGGATTTTCTTGCGCACCTCGAGGACTGGTGCCGGTTCATTCCTGCGCTGGGGCGCTCGCGAATGCGGCTGCTTCCCTTGGGTACTGACGAAGCATTCGATGCCGTGTACAAGCCGGCTCAACACCTGATGACACCTGAATTGGCGCATCAAGTCGTCGGTATCATCGCTGGCGAGGGTCTGCATCCTGGCGGCGAATCTGCATTGGGGGGCGGCGACTGTGCCGTCGACCGCCGTGGTGCGGCCGATGTCGAACCTACGCTGCTCAGCTTGGTCTGCCGTGAGCTCAACGAGGAACGTAAGCGCCTCGGTAAAGCCACGTTCGATGAGCAGCTCATCGAGGAACATGGCCGATCGACGATTCCGAACTACTACATCTCGTGCGTGGGCGGCATGCGGCCAGAGGTCGCGGAATTCATCGAGAACCAGTTGATCACCAAGACGGGGTTCCGTGATTTCGAAGCTGTCGAGGATGCGGTGCCATCGCATCTGACCCACGAGGAACTCGACCAGCTGATCGATTCACGACTGGTGCGCCTCGCGGAATACCATGGCACGCAACGGATCGAGCTAATCCACGATGTGCTCACGGGCACAGTGCGTGATCACCGCGACAGACGACGATTAGAGGATGAGAAGGCAGAAGTAGCGGCCCGTGCAGAACAAGAGAAGCGGACATTTGAAGAAGCCGCCGAGCGACATCGCACAGAACTCGATCGCGAGCGACGGGCCGGACGGAAACTGAAATGGTTGTCAGTGGCGCTTGCGCTCGTGTGCGCCGCGGCGCTCACCTTTGGCTTGCTGGCAATCCGGTCAACCAAAAATGCCGAGAACCGGCTCAACGAAGCGCTCGCTGAACGGCTGAGCGCTCGAGGGCAGTCAATGTTGTTCAATGCCGGTTCCGGGAGCGAAATGGAGGCTTTCAGCAAGATACTGGCCGCGCAGAAGCTCTCGACCAAGCCGGGGATCGGCCCCCTGCTCACGGCGCTCATCACCAAGCCACGGCTTGAAAAGGTGGTTGATCTCCCGGCTGAAGGCGGTCTGTTCAGTGGAGATGGCAAGTGGGTTTTCACAACAGCCGACGGAGGTGTTCAAAAGGTCAATGCTGAGACGGGCGACTTGGTCGGAAAACCGTTCGGGGATCGCATGTCCGAACTCCGCGCCGTGAGCTGGAACGGCCGCTACATCGTCGTTGCGCAGGGCGACAGCGATGTTCACGTCTGGGACACGGACAGCGGAACACCGGTCGGTGAAGCGATCGCCAGTAGCGTGCCGATGACGCGTACGGCAGTTAGTTCGGAAGGTAACCGAGTCGCTTCCGCTGAGATCACCGGCGATGTGCTGACGGTAACGGTTCGACTGTGGAATACGCAGACCGGTCAGGAGATCGCCCGCTACCGGCTCAGCGGTGATTATGTGAGGGATCTGAAGTTCAGCCCCAACGGGCGCACGCTGGCCATCGGAACGTGGTTCGGCACGGTCATGGAATGGGATGGTACGCAGCAGGTTCCGCGTAGATTGACGCCACCCGGCCAGCCGGCGACCAACTTGGACAACTCGGTGAGGAACGTCGCTTTCAGTCCGGACGGACGGACCATTGCGGCCGGCGGCAGTGAAGGCGCCGAGGCGTGGGTGCGCGTTTGGGATGCTGAAACGGGCGAAGTCAGGAGTCACATTCCCAGTCCCGAAGTGTCCGGCAATCCAGGAGACGTCTCGGTGGGATTCAATGCAGACGGCACCCGGGTGGTCACGGGTGGCAGCGACGGAAACGTCAGAATAATCGACGTCGCCGGCCAGAAGCAGATCGGCGACACCATCGGATTCATGGAGCCGGTAACCCAGGTTGCGTTCCACGGCAACCGGATCGCCACGATTTCAGGGCAAAGCCTCTCGATGTCGGACGCGACTCCGGATGCCACGCTGGCTGCCGAGTTACCGGGCAGCAAGTCGCCCTATCGAGTCGAGGCTGATGGGTACGCGCTGTATGTCGATAGCGACGGTCCGCGAATCGCGGCCATCCGAGACAACACCTTGCGCTGGTTGAACCCCGACACAGGCGAGCAGATGGGCCCAACCATGGTGTCGGATGCGCTGCGCGATGTTGCCCAGATAGAGCAAGGCTCGGACATCGAGCTCGCCCTTGGCATCAGCCGCGATAGGCAGTGGTTGGCGCTGGCCGGTCCCGGTGCGGGCATTCGTGTAATCGACGCGGCCACCGGAGACGTTCGCGCCAGTCTGAACCAGGCGGGCACCGGACGTGTCAGCCAGGTCGCGTTCAGTCCTGACGGTGACACGCTTGCCAGCGTCGGTGACGACCGCAAGATCCGACTGTGGGACTGGCGAAACGGCAACCAGCTGTCCGCTGCGGATACCGAACACATCCCCAGTGCTGTCGCGTTCAGCGAGGACGGAGACCGGGTCTATTCCAGAGGTATTGATTCAGTACAGATTTGGGACGACCAGCTCCAGCCGGTCGGCGAGCCGATCACTGGACATTTGATCACCGCCTGGGCGTTCGCAGATGGCCCGGGTGGCGAGGACACGATGGCGGTCGTCGACGTGATCAAGGGCAACTACGTGATCCAGCAGTACGACGCAAGTAGCGGCCAGAACCGTGGCCAGCCGCTCACGGGACATATCCAGAACATCGTCTCGATTGTTTACACCCTGGACGGACGCTACCTGGTGTCCGTGGGACGGGATGCCTCCGTCCGCTTCTGGGACGCCAGTTCCGGGGAGCAGGCCGGGATGAATGTTCCCATCCGGCCGGTGGGGGAGGTCAGCTATGTGGCTGCGAGTGACGATGGACGGAAGGTGTTTGTCACCGCCATGAGTGTGGAGGACCGAGCAGGCAGCCACGGCGGGGGAATTTGGGAGATTCCCGGACCCGGCGCCTGGACGGAGTTGGTGTGCGACAAGCTGGCATCCAACCTTACTGAAGAGCAATGGAATCGTTTGATTTCCAACGATTCCGATCTCGACGCAGTCGACTATGACGCGGAACTCTGCCCCGGGAAATGA
- a CDS encoding toll/interleukin-1 receptor domain-containing protein, with amino-acid sequence MNDEFWGSLLSHIRHQVLVPVVGPDVTVVEVDGSEQRLTTLVGERLTERYGLTVPPGVTTTDQAVAAFLRERGRDEVDDLYGVIDEIVVDLDPEPGDALRDLAAIDDLRLFVTTTPDRLLAKALSASRGRPVREVSFSPNKSTPDQERNAREPGPADTVVLSLFGQTAAMPEYAIHEEDRLEWIHALLTEKASLPDWLDYPLKHQPMLFIGCQIPDWFGRFLVRLSSDKRLSLGGKPFFFAANSREPSLSSFFSTYCRRTMVKQLDMEPTEFVAQLRSRWEARQPSPRAPSPPGPQDTEPPSLDNAEIFISYKHEDVVAARRLYDAITRLGGVAWLDERELHTGDAWEDEILRCIRQTVSLFVPVISANTERKKESYVFREWNEAVERTRGILGQRFIMPVVIDDDYDGDTNRFKQVPREFKDFQFGHAPGGEPDADLTKDVISAIREIRRNDAA; translated from the coding sequence ATGAACGACGAATTCTGGGGCAGCCTTCTCTCTCATATCCGGCATCAGGTGCTGGTGCCCGTCGTGGGTCCAGATGTCACTGTGGTCGAGGTCGACGGGTCTGAGCAGAGATTGACGACCCTCGTGGGCGAACGGCTCACTGAGAGGTATGGGCTGACGGTTCCGCCCGGGGTCACGACCACCGATCAGGCGGTGGCCGCGTTTCTGCGCGAGCGCGGTCGAGACGAGGTCGACGACCTGTACGGCGTGATCGACGAAATTGTCGTGGACCTCGATCCGGAACCCGGCGACGCGCTGAGAGACCTCGCGGCCATCGATGATCTGAGGTTGTTCGTGACGACCACGCCCGACCGATTGCTCGCAAAGGCGTTGAGTGCCAGCCGCGGTCGGCCGGTGCGTGAGGTGTCGTTCTCCCCGAATAAGTCCACCCCGGACCAGGAGCGGAATGCCAGAGAGCCAGGGCCGGCCGATACCGTCGTGCTGAGTCTGTTCGGTCAAACCGCGGCCATGCCGGAGTATGCGATCCACGAGGAAGACCGACTGGAGTGGATCCACGCACTACTGACGGAGAAAGCCAGCCTTCCTGACTGGCTCGACTACCCGTTGAAGCATCAACCGATGCTGTTCATCGGATGCCAGATCCCCGACTGGTTCGGGCGGTTTCTCGTCCGGCTGTCCAGCGACAAACGGCTGTCGCTCGGCGGCAAACCGTTCTTCTTCGCCGCGAACTCGCGGGAACCGTCGCTGTCGAGCTTCTTCTCGACCTACTGCCGCCGAACGATGGTCAAGCAGTTGGACATGGAGCCGACCGAGTTCGTCGCGCAGTTGCGTAGCCGCTGGGAGGCCAGACAGCCGAGTCCTCGTGCACCCTCCCCGCCCGGACCTCAAGACACGGAACCGCCATCGCTGGACAACGCGGAGATCTTCATCAGTTACAAGCACGAGGATGTGGTCGCGGCACGGCGTCTGTACGACGCGATCACCAGACTTGGCGGGGTGGCCTGGCTCGACGAGCGAGAGCTGCACACCGGAGACGCCTGGGAAGACGAGATTCTGAGATGTATTCGTCAGACTGTCAGCTTGTTCGTCCCGGTAATTTCCGCGAACACCGAACGGAAGAAAGAAAGCTACGTCTTCAGGGAATGGAACGAGGCCGTAGAGCGAACGCGCGGCATTCTGGGGCAGCGCTTCATCATGCCGGTCGTCATCGACGATGACTACGACGGCGACACGAACCGCTTCAAGCAAGTGCCGCGGGAGTTCAAGGACTTCCAGTTCGGTCATGCGCCCGGCGGCGAGCCGGACGCGGACCTGACCAAGGATGTGATCTCCGCAATCCGGGAAATCCGACGTAACGACGCAGCATGA
- a CDS encoding caspase family protein produces MTKKAVLIGVNRYRIPGNDLRGCVPDVKNMANLLQRQYEFESGDISLITDFDATKEAIQSAVTGLIREARRGDVLLVHYSGHGSNVPDDNGDEDDNRDEILCPTDLDWNDPLRDDWLRNVFDGLGAGVSLTVITDCCHSGTITRALEPPDAPLIERYLPSPWDLEAVESGRSLTGKTRGTPRRKSAADHGTSDIVHVDIPEVLISGCRADQTSADAAIGGGFAGALTYNLVEALTESATPLSYRELHDQTSTKLKRGRYEQVPQLEGSEARLEQPFLSPLD; encoded by the coding sequence ATGACCAAGAAAGCGGTGCTCATCGGCGTCAATCGTTACCGAATTCCAGGCAACGACTTACGCGGCTGCGTTCCCGATGTGAAAAACATGGCCAATCTGCTTCAGCGACAGTACGAATTCGAGTCCGGCGATATTTCCTTGATCACGGATTTCGACGCCACCAAAGAAGCCATCCAGAGCGCCGTCACGGGGTTGATCCGAGAGGCTCGGCGCGGCGATGTCTTGCTCGTGCACTACTCCGGTCACGGGTCGAACGTGCCCGATGACAACGGGGATGAGGACGACAACCGCGACGAGATACTGTGCCCGACCGACCTCGACTGGAACGACCCGCTGCGCGACGACTGGCTCCGCAATGTCTTCGACGGCCTGGGTGCCGGCGTGAGCCTCACCGTGATCACCGACTGCTGCCATTCCGGCACCATCACGCGGGCCCTCGAACCGCCCGACGCTCCTCTGATCGAGCGATACCTGCCGAGCCCGTGGGACCTGGAGGCGGTGGAGTCCGGGCGCAGCCTGACCGGGAAAACGCGGGGAACTCCCCGCCGCAAGTCCGCGGCCGACCACGGCACCAGCGACATCGTTCACGTCGACATTCCCGAGGTGCTCATCTCTGGCTGCCGGGCTGACCAGACCTCGGCCGACGCCGCGATCGGCGGTGGCTTCGCCGGAGCACTGACCTATAACCTGGTCGAGGCGCTGACCGAATCCGCCACCCCGCTGTCATATCGGGAACTGCACGACCAGACCAGCACGAAGCTGAAACGCGGCCGCTACGAGCAGGTTCCACAACTCGAAGGCAGCGAAGCACGCCTCGAGCAGCCCTTCCTGTCGCCCCTCGACTAG